GCGCTCTTACGTTGCTGTAGGGGTCGGACATGACGGCTGACCCCAGGCTGGCGATGCAAAGCTTCTTCTGGTTGATCTTGTGAAGTCTGAGCgtctctctctgctccgccGTCAGTGCTGCTGAGCTCTCTGGCTCCCCCTCTGTTCAGGAGGACACAGAAGGACACtcatcacatgaccacatcacatgaCTGACGGCTGGTCTgacctctcttttcttttggtCACATCCTCCCCTAAAAACATTCAAACTTCATAAAGCGCCGTTTGAACAGTGTGCAGTCTGACTCAGAGGAGACGCAGTGCATTGTGGGAATCTGAGTGAGACAAACAGGTTACCGTTTTCTgactcctcctgctcctcagcagcctcctcttcctcctcctcctcctcttcctccggCTTCTTTGTGACAGCTTCAGAGACAACAGAAGAGACGCTCAGTCAGCTGGTCACCGATCAGACCGATCAGAGGATCAATAACAGCGATCAGTACCTCTCTCCACGCTCTGTGGGATGACTCCTCTCTTGTCTTTGATCGGCAGCAGGTGGATCACTTCCTTCTCCTCCGTCCTCGCCATCTTCCTCGGAACCTTCTCGTAACTCCGGACCACCTCAGCGCTCCTCTTCTTCCCGCCGTGCACTGGCCCGCTGAGACGCCCCGCCCACCGAAACAAACTCACATCAGTCTCTGTGTGCGTTTGACATCTACAtcctgatctgtgtgtgtgcgtgtgtgtgtgtgtgtgttaccatgACGACAGGTCTCTGGTGATGAAGGACGCCTGGCGAGCCAAAGCGGTCATCTGCTCCACGTCATCATCCTCCATCATGTCTGTGGGCAGCGTCTCCAGgaactcttcctcctcctcctcttcctctgtcagAGACAGTCATCAGGTGAGAGCAGACTCACAGAGGTGCATTGTGGGGAACAAAGTCCTCCTGACTCAGCTGCACTCACCAGGCCTCTTCCTGTACGTCTCCAGTGGGCGTGGCGTCCTGATGGCGGCATCCTTCACAGCCTGCCGCAGCTTCTTCTGCTCCTTGCGCTGCTTCTTGGCGACGTtctgctgcttcatctgacgGTTCTTCATCTTGTTCTCCAGCTTCACGTCGCTCGTCTTCAACAGGCGACGGAACGTCGGGCGCCGCTTCTTCGACCGGGGCTggacaggagggaggaaggagtcAAAGTCAAATAAacatctgtttatttttctaaacaacatttcagaataaaagctgtAACTTTTATTGATGTTTGTGTAATTTAGTgtctttaaaatgtccaaaTTAAATCAGTCTCAGTTTTATTGATTTACTGATTTGGATCAGaatacagattacagattacagactACAGAGTCACAGATGAACCTTCAGCAGCTGATGAGTTTCTGTTTCAGAGTCCTGAGGACAGACTGTCTGCAGCTGAGAGACTCTGAGTTCATgaattataacaataataataatcatctcTCTGGATCATGAGTCAGAAGATGAATTCATCACAAAGACTGAAATTACTCAGTGAATAACTTAACCTCTGTTGATCACATCAGATCTGAGACTGGGACAACTTTACATTTACTGTCTGCAGTCTGGAGTCAGGTGTGAACTTACCGGACCCATGGCGGCTCAGAGTCTCCGTGTCACTGCGCAGGTTCAGGCCGAACTCCGTTGTCCTCTCCTCGGTCACTGTGGAGGAGAGTGTCGGTGTGTTTTGGTGGAAAGTCTCAGTTTGTTTCCACACGTGTGATCACCGGAGGACCTGGTTCACACCAACAACCCGGAAACACTATGACGCACTGATCCCCGAGCAGACAGCGCCCCCAGCGGCCGGAGGTCACATGACACAACACGTCCGagaattttaattattattatcattattttttaactaTGAAAAGGTATTTGATGAACTCCCCGACATTTAGTGAAATTAATAATTATAGAGATCATTAAATGCATTTATGTGATGACATAACGATATTGAATTATtgatgtgttattattatttatttattttgttatttattatttaattttcatttaatgCAAAGGTTTATCTGAGATCTTGGAAATGTATTTTggaaatttatttattctttgactttttgtttttttgtacgtGAAACAGCTTTCATGTATTGTGTTATATGTTATTGTTTGACATAATTTGTAAATtgttaatatttaaataaaataaaataaataaaaataaatacaaattattattattattattattattatttatttattttaatcaggGTTTGTCGCCCTGATGGAGAttataacacattttatttactgtaaataaatcaaaaaattCTGAATTATTGaataaaatatatcatttacatttttttattttgttgaatattttattgaactgtatttttaaattattgagCCAAATCTTCTCAAAACTTttaacaaatttatttttattggccCTCAAATACAAATCTTTTTCTCAGTAGTTGGTGTTTTTGTATATTAACCCTGAATTAGTTTGTTTTACTTGTATAATGTTTAAATATATTCTacatattcattatttatacctGTGCTGTAAAGACAGGATGAATTTATATTATGATCTGTACTGACTTTATGCTCCTGTTGGaattaaatacaataaagaaaCCTGGTGTTCATTTATAGATTTTgtgtataaaatattttaattgaaGCTTTAGAACAGATCAGGCCAAATATCTTctataaagttaaattaatgtgtgttgtgtgtgtattctgGATTAAATCAACATGATGCAGTGAACATGTCAGAGGTGTCATGTGACCGTGTGGCCATGTGACCACACCTTCAGGCTGAACACATTGAATTTgcagattttattattttccaaacaaatgaaaaatagaaTCTATGAAATTATAAAAAGCAACACTGTGCGTAtgaacacatttacacactgtttcAACATGACTGAGATTCAAGGTTTCAATCAATCAGAAGATCAGAAGACAGCATCTCAGTGGGCGGAGCCACTGACATCACTTGTTCCATATTCAGTGGCTGAAAAACATCACAAGGTATAAAGATGACAAATGTCCGCACATTTTGTCAACTGATTCCAGAAGATTTAAACCTGTTGTAGTTTTGTCCCCACAGCTCTGTGTTTTGGCAACATGTCTTTTATTTCCCAGAATGTTGATTCTAAATTTTCCCATCTTTATGAAAAtgcatttagtgtttttacagaCTTCTCTACCAAAGCAGATCAATATTACATCATCAATTTCATTCTTTTACTTGCAAAATCTCACATTCATAAACCAAAATTTTCCACTCATAAACCCTCCTTCATGATGTTTGATTTCAGCTCAAACAATAAATCCAATTAATTCTGTTCTCAAAAAATCAGAAAGTGGCAAAAACACTGAACCTGTTGTGCCTGCGTCACGTCTCCTGATCTGATACAAGACTTCTGATCAGATCtcctggtgacatcatttgctTTTATCTGTATTGTCTTTatgatgctaaaaaaaaaaaatcagaagaaAAAGTTAAGTTTCAGGAAAGAAGTCAACTCCCAAAAAGCTTTACTGTAAGAATCATCCAATCAGAGAGCTTCAGACTCTGTTACCAGGCAGCTGAAGGCGGGACAAAGTTAAAGGTTAATCATTGTATTCATGAAAATACGATGCTGTGATGAGTGTGGAGGATCAGTCAGATCACTGTTCAAAAGGAACTTGAATCAGAGGCTCCGCCCACTTTAACACCCACGAGCTCTGATTGGCCAAacagatccacttcctgtctaaTACCCCCAAcaattcaaaataaattaagtaaACTCTTTCCTCAACAAAACTTTAATTAATAACATTCAAGTTTTTCTGTCTCCAACTCCCAAACTGAGGAAACTGTAAATGTTCACGTTTCAGAGCTGCagctaaaaatgtatttaattattaattcatctgcaaattattttcctcaattaatcattttgtcGATAAACAGACTGTCGATAATGAAACACAGCCTGCTGTGTGATTCAATGCCACGTCTTCAAATGGTGTTTGATCCATTTCAGGTAGGACTGACCAGAATATCCATATTACCGTAAAACTTCTATTAGTGTTGAAGTGTTGTTTGAAAGATGACTACAATAATTATttgataattaaaataattgcaGACAAATTTTCTGTCTACGGCTGCAGCTCTAATGAGGTCACATTCATGCGTAGCTGCACTTGTGCAGCTTGAGGTTACGCTGGTCCGAGTATCTCTTCCCACACTTGTCACAGATGAACTGTTTGCCGCCGGCGTGGACGTGCCTCTTGTGTGTCCTCAGGTGGCTTCCCTGGCTGAAGGTCTTGCCGCAAATGTCGCAGGCGTACGGCTTCTCACCGGTGTGAACACGCAGGTGCAGCTTCAGGCTGTTGGAGTTGTTAAACTTCTTGTCGCAGAAGTTGCATTCGAACGGCCGCTCTTTGGAGTGCGTGCGGCCGTGTGAGATCAGGCTGCTCTGTTGGCTGAATGTCTTGCCGCACTCTGGGCAGCTGAATGGACGCTCGCCGGTGTGGATCCTCCGGTGGATCTTGAGGTTCACGGACTGGCGGAAGCTCTTCCCGCAGAGGTCGCAGCTGTATGGCCGCAAGCCACTGTGAATCCTCAGGTGGTTCTTGAGGTTGACGGCGTGGCGAAAGGTTTTAGGGCACTGCTCGCACTTAAAGGGTTTCTGCCCGGTGTGGATGAGCTCATGAGTTTTGAGCGTGACGGCGCGAGTGAAGCCTTTCCCACAGATGCCACAGATGAAGATCTTCTTGCCAGTGTGGGTGTGCGCATGGCGGTGCAGGTTCTGCAGCAGGTTGAAGCGGCGTCCACAGGTCTCGCAGCCGTACGGTTTCTCTCCCGTGTGGATGATGGAGTGCGTCTTCAGCTGTGTCTGCTTGGAGAAGCACTTGCCACAGGTCGGACATTTGTACGGCCGCTCACCGGTGTGCGTCCTTTCGTGGCTCTGTAAGCTCTGCCGCCGGCGGAAATCTCGTCCACAAACGCTGCAGGAGAACGGCTTCTCACCCGTGTGGATGCGGTAGTGAGACTTCAGGTTGCTCTGAGACGTGAAGGATTTACCGCACGATGTGCACATGAAATATTTCCATGTGACGCTCTGCAGAACAAACTCCGGCTGCAgttggaggtcagaggtcaccggCTGGGCGGCTTCAACTCGAGCTCCTAGAGGAGAAACACAAACTGTGATTAAACTGAAGTCTGACAGATAGTGATCAGATCTGACAGGTACTGATAAGGTACTCACTCTCAGCAATGGCTCCCAAGTCAATGTTGCCATGCTCGTCTTTAATGGTCACTGCCGGGACAAACAggttttcttcctcctcttgttTGGTCTACAGTGACACAATGTACAGATGTCACTCTCTCTTGTAATGACACATTTCAAGCATTTGAAgaacaaattattttaaaccTAAGGGTCAAATATTCACACAGACATTCACATAGACCAGTCTGAGCCAGCACAACACTTCACAGAGACAATTTAATTAGATGGCAGAAGAAACTTAAGGCCAGGCACCAGCCGGGAATCGGTCAGGGTAAATATCCTCTTACTCCATCAGAATGAAAGTTTGCCAGATTACGAGACCAAATAAAGTCTGAGCCTTTCACTGGCCATGAACGTGATTGTCAAGTCAGCAGAGTTGGATTGTAGAGTCCCCATGTCTGGATCAGATCCCCCATAAAAGAATCATGGACCAACAATGATGGTAACACCCATTCCTGGGTGCAGTAGATTCCTTCAGGGGCTCGTCGGCTCATCTCATGAGCAAATGGGAGTTTTAACCAGCCACGTCCCACTCTGGTCCTGGAGAGGGGAAGAGTGGCCGACCAGTATCGATTTACCTTGGAAGGGACAACCCTTACAGTCAAGGATGCTTCATTGACAGGATGGGTCGTTCCTAGTTGGGTCCTACAGAGGTTAGGCAAGACTTCTTCCTAACATtcggtgaacacacattggaacaggcaaGTGAGTGCCCAGGTGCGTCAGTGAAGAGGCTCCGCCTTCAATTCCAGCAAATCGCGctcaaagaattgtgggtacttcatGCCTGCTGAGGATACAAACATGCATCCTTAAGAATACTCTGATGGAAGGACTCTGACCTAGGTGGAATTCGAAGGATTCTTGACACTGGAGCAGTCTTTTGGTGGGATTCGATGGCGCAGCCTTCTTGAAATTTGTTTAGGGATTCTTCCTTGACTTTAAGAAACACCACCAGATTCAAACAGTGGCAGAAAAAACATTTAGGAGCCTGGACAAGATCTCTGACAGTTCTTGGAAGGGCCTGGATTAAATCCGCATTTCCactcctgaatctgaggttcaacaATCGGTCAGAGTctcctctccagcatcctggaATTAATTTTCTCAGGGAGGCCGAGCAGTGTGACACCCCAAAGATTAGAGCACACCCTCCAGTCCCCTTTTATAAAAATGAGAACCATTCCACAGTCACCGTACCCGACCTCCATGTGACACTGAAAAGGTGTGTCAACCAAGACATTCCAACAATGTCCAgtgccttcagcatctcagggtgaatctcatccacacctggagCCTTGCTACCAAGAGGCTCTATCAGGGATATGGGCAAGAGTTCCCCCAAATCTTCAGACTCTACCACCTCCACATAGAATGTGATGGCCAAATTCAGGACTTCCTCAAAGCCTGAGACAAGCCCTGCTTACCCTTCCTGAGGTGTCTAACGGTTTGCCTGAACCTTCTTGAGgaaagtccttctccatagcctcccCCAACTCCTCCCGAACCTGTGTTTTTGCTTCAGCGACCACCACGGCCACACAGCCCTTCTGATCAACCACTACCTGCCTGCTGTTTTAGGAGACCCCTTTGCCAACCAGACCCAAAAGACCTCCTTCTCCAGCCTGACAGCCTCCTTTACTGCTGTGTCCACCAGTGGGTTCTTAGCTTGGACAACCTTCTGACCACAACTTTTAGCAGCCACAAAGAAGGCTTTGAACATGGCCCACTCAGATTCCATGTCCCCAGCCTCACCCAGGATGGATCGTGGACAGAGGCATCAGCCAGACGTTCCCAGTTCACTCTCACTACATgtttgggtttaccaggtctgtccagcagccatctgatccaactcatcaccaggtggtgatcagctgacagctctgctcctctcttcacccagGTCTGATAATACGACCACAAAGTCGATCATCGATCATTGGCCTCAGGTGTTCTGGTACCAAGTACACTAATGAACCTCCCGGTGCTCGAACATGGTCTTCATTACGGCCAATCCACAAACAGCTCAGAAGTCCAACAACACACCACCACTCAGGTTCAGATCAGGCAGGCtgttcctcccaatcaccccCTCCAGGTTTCTCTATATTTGTCTATGTGAGTGTTGAGGTTCCCCAGAGGCACTGAGGGCATGCTGTGATAGACACATCTGTGCCCTTGTATTTTGGCTATAGGACAGACGTGGTCCTGCAGAAGCACTCCAGATGTATAACAATGGTTTCACAGGTGAATTTAGAGATGACAGAGCGCACAAAACTCAAACTCAGAGATTTTAGTAGGTTTCACTTTAGAACACTTAAAACGTCTTACCTGAGTGGATCTGTTTATATTTGCGTTCTCCGGTGGGGCTCCATACGAGTGTTCAGCGTCTGTGATGGACAAACCACAACTCATGTTAGTCTGACATCATCATACGATGGCCTTCCTGATTAGTGTGTTTGACTGGCAGGGGGTGGGGCCTATGTACATACCAACTCGTGTGTTGTTGAGGATGTTGAGGACGCTGGTCTGCGGTCTCTTACCGCCCCTCCCTGACTCTGGTTCCACAAGCAGTTTGGCTTCATCCACAATGTTTATCATCTTCCCCAGAGCCTCGTTCCCCAGAGTCTCCATGACTGCGGCAAACTGCACCTgacagggtcagaggtcaaacagtgtaaaaacaacttccaggtcagTGACGTGGCGCCGTCAGACCAAACAGACTTTTTCCCACAGACtgacacagaggagaaaaaagacgtctgtaaatcagtttcTCTTCCAGGATTTGATCCGTTCAGTCTGAGGATGTTGGACAGTCTAGAAGAGATGATCAGTAATCAATGATGATGTTTGATTATAGATGAATCTACCCAGCAGGATATAAGGTCATTAAACTGATCAACATATTCAGGAATCAATATCATCAGATTGATTATTCTGCTGACTGAGCACCATTACTGCAGgtactttattttgatgacaGTACTTTAGTTACAGAGTACTTGTACTCTGTGGTATTAGTACCGTTACTTCAGGTAATTTATTTAGATGACGGTACTTTAGTAACAGAGTACTTGTACTCTGTGATATTAGTACCGTTACTGCAGGTAATTTATTTAGATGACAGTACTTTAGTAACTGATTACTTGTACTCTGTGGTACCGTTACTGCAGCtactttattttgatgacaGTGCTTTAGTTACAGAGTACTTGTACTCTGTGGTACCGTTACTGCAGCtactttattttgatgacaGTACTTTAGTAACAGAGTACTTGTACTCTGTGGTACCGTTACTGCAGCtactttattttgatgacaGTGCTTTAGTTACAGAGTACTTGTACTCTGTGGTATTAGTACCGTTACTGCAGGTAATTTATTTAGATGACAGTACTTTAGTAACAGAGTACTTGTACTCTGTGGTACCATTACTGCAGCtactttattttgatgacaGTGCTTTAGTTACAGAGTACTTGTACTCTGTGGTATTAGTACCGTTACTGCAAGTAATTTATTTAGATGACAGTACTTTAGTTACAGAGTACTTATACTCTGTGGTATTAATACCGTTACTGCAAGTAATTTATTTAGATGACAGTACTTTAGTAACAGAGTACTTGTACTCTGTGGTACCGTTACTGCAGgtactttattttgatgacaGTGCTTTAGTTACAGAGTACTTGTACTCTGTGGTATTAGTACCGTTACTGCAGGTAATTTATTTAGATGACGGTACTTTAGTAACAGAGTACTTGTACTCTGTGATATTAGAACCGTTACTGCAGGTAATTTATTTAGATGACAGTACTTTAGTAACAGAGTACTTGTACTCTGTGGTACCGTTACTGCAGCtactttattttgatgacaGTGCTTTAGTAACAGAGTACTTGTACTCTGTGGTATTAGTACCGTTACTGCAGgtactttattttgatgacaGTACTTTAGTAACACAGCACTTGTACTCTGTGGTGTAAGTATCGTTACTGCAGTTACACGTCACCCAGGGACCCCCAGCTCCTCACCATCTTCCCCCGGCTGTCGGCCTGCAGTTTGGCCTGCAGAGGCGGCTCCTGTCCGGTCCGGACCTCCAGGCGGAGCAGGCAGGTCGAGCTGTCCTCCACCAGCTTCTTCAGCTCCGCCACCGCAGCGTGGACCAGAGACTCCATGACGGCGGCCAGCTGAGTGTACAGGCCCGCGGAGGAGCTCATCCTGCCGGCTAACAGCCGCCGCTGCTCCCGCTCAACAACAACCGAGGCTAACTGCGGCTAACGGCTAATGCTAAGCGGCTCGCGGGGGACATGAGCTGAGCTCGGTTTGTTCTAGATTCTTCTTAAATCATTAAAGTCATTAAACACTTCAGGAGAAAACAAGTCCGACATGAGTTCATAACAACAAACTGCAGACACACGCTGCTCCGAGTCTGTCTCTGTTCACTTCCGGGTtcactcttcttctttttcttctttttaacgGTGACTTCCATCCAGGCGGAGCATTATCGCCCCCAGCTGTTAGTGTCCTCGTGTCCCTGTTAATTCCTTTAAAGGACTGTTCtctacttatcagaggagggctCTTTGAATCGGaggtaaaataaatgcaaaataaaaccatttaaaTCTGTATGCCCCCCCAgccaacataaaaacacaactcaaTGCTCAGTGCTTAAAACATATTTGACATGGCTCCCTCATTATGCACCACCCgctcataagtaacgaacagtccctaaagtacAGAGAAGAGTTACATTCAGAGACTGTTTTGATATACTGATTTAAacggttttattttgtttttatcttactGCAGATGTTTGAAGAAAacatgtctgttttatttttttaaattattttaagtaTAAACTGAAGAATTATGTATATTCAGATTTTGTAAAATCATAATTATTCAGATATATTAAGATAGATCATGTTGATTAAgctatatatataatattaatatttatagtGGTGACATATATGACACATTTAGACTGGTTTATATTCATAAGTCAGCGATAATGGTAATCTATATTATACACTGTCAGACAAAAATAACGCATGTAAATATGAACCTGTCTATCTTATATGATAGATATTTAGTCATTAAAATTCTATATTTACATGGGTTATTTTTGTCTGACCAAGTTAAATGGTaataaaaactatatttattaAAGTCTGAGGAGGAAGCTTTGTTTCTTATGAAGGAGATGGGATTTAATAAGTTTATATTTCCTCCTGCTCCTTTTCAGATGTTTCAATCAAACTATGAACTGACAACTGATTTTTACATTTTGCTTTCATAATTTCTGTCtgatttgtatgtttttttacatggtcaaaatatatatcaaaTATTATATTTCTAGCTTTATTTGGTCTTtaactgtatgtatatattcatatttatacTGTAATATCTTATTGATAAATGTGTTGTAAAGACATAACTTCATATTATGTTCTAAACTGACTGTAGCTGTTTTACACACTGTTGTAACTCAACAATAAAAACTGGTGTTACAGAGCttatgaataaaatgttttattttctttaagaCTCATGACGTTAAATATAGATGATAGACTAATAAATTAAATCAACATCAGACACAGTAAATATGTCAGAGGTGTCATGTGACCACATGATGTCTGACACACGTTTCtacatttattattttccaaacaaatgaaaaacagagtCTAAACAGTAAGAAAAACAATGTGCATATGTAAATATTTACAAACAATTTCAACAACACAGCATAACTCAGATATATGGTTTAAACCAATGAGAACACAGCATGTCAGTGGGCGGGGCTTACATCAGGTGAGGTCATTTGTTCCAAATTCAGAGGTTCAAACATCAGATGAAATCAAAGAAACTATAAaggatttatttacagtttcctTGGAGGAAATAAGGAAAGGTTAAAGGAGAGAGGGCAACTACAGCTCCCAGAAAGCTTTGCTGTAAGAATCATCCAATCAGAGGGCGGCTGAAGGCGGGACAAAGTCACAGGCTTATTTCTGCAGAACTCAGTGGACACGTTTCAGTTAAAGAGTTAAAGGTTCAGTTTGTAACTTTTCACatatattaaatgtttttattgtgaacaGGTGAACTGACTGTGACTAAACTTTAAGAATGTTTCACCTGTGAGACCGTTTATGTGGTCGTGTTTTTTATGGTGAGATTCTGGTGAAAAAAGTTTGTGTTGAATCGACTGGAAAAATGAGACCTGGATcagttgagctgctgttaaacaTGGTCGTTATTTTtgggattcttcattcaccctGGAGGCAGGCGAGAGCTAAAGTCACCGCTCTGTGGTTgaatgactccgcccaccagtccagtgtctctggcAGTtcaagatctatacaatcagcacagtttcaagattagagtcaccaat
The nucleotide sequence above comes from Epinephelus lanceolatus isolate andai-2023 chromosome 21, ASM4190304v1, whole genome shotgun sequence. Encoded proteins:
- the LOC117247003 gene encoding uncharacterized protein LOC117247003; translation: MSSSAGLYTQLAAVMESLVHAAVAELKKLVEDSSTCLLRLEVRTGQEPPLQADSRGKMVQFAAVMETLGNEALGKMINIVDEAKLRAEPEPGRGGEKPQTSVLKIFSESRVEAEHSYGVQSQSSNTHKSTQTDPEEEMVTVKEELDDIDQEGDAERAPVEAAEPVTSDSQLQPEFVLQSVTWKYFTCTACGKSFTSQSSLKSHYRIHTGEKPFFCGVCGQDFRRRQSLKNHARTHTGERPYKCPTCGKGFSSHTTMKTHSIIHTGEKPYGCETCGRRFNVLQNLHRHLLTHTNNKVFVCGVCGKGFTRAVTLKNHELTHSGENPFRCQQCSKTFCDAVNLRNHQRIHTGERPFSCQECGKAFSLRSSLISHRRSHSTERPFACSYCDKTFNIAHSLKLHLRTHTGEKPYACDLCDNKFNTANSLKLHRRVHTGEKPHACDICGRMFNNPNGLKLHLRVHTGEKPYACDLCGKTFRQDNHLRTHKKLIHAGGKQVICDDDLFGPEFRATVTGWLVGRSFLPQLASVVVEREQRRLLAGRMSSSAGLYTQLAAVMESLVHAAVAELKKLVEDSSTCLLRLEVRTGQEPPLQAKLQADSRGKMVQFAAVMETLGNEALGKMINIVDEAKLLVEPESGRGGKRPQTSVLNILNNTRVDAEHSYGAPPENANINRSTQTKQEEEENLFVPAVTIKDEHGNIDLGAIAERARVEAAQPVTSDLQLQPEFVLQSVTWKYFMCTSCGKSFTSQSNLKSHYRIHTGEKPFSCSVCGRDFRRRQSLQSHERTHTGERPYKCPTCGKCFSKQTQLKTHSIIHTGEKPYGCETCGRRFNLLQNLHRHAHTHTGKKIFICGICGKGFTRAVTLKTHELIHTGQKPFKCEQCPKTFRHAVNLKNHLRIHSGLRPYSCDLCGKSFRQSVNLKIHRRIHTGERPFSCPECGKTFSQQSSLISHGRTHSKERPFECNFCDKKFNNSNSLKLHLRVHTGEKPYACDICGKTFSQGSHLRTHKRHVHAGGKQFICDKCGKRYSDQRNLKLHKCSYA